One window of Rasiella rasia genomic DNA carries:
- a CDS encoding nuclear transport factor 2 family protein: MNKKEIARLYITHLENGNIEQVIALFNQNGMVDSPLYGIKKADEFYHELNNDTSNSELYLKGIFEDNDSSDLALYFTYKWTLKNNQKVEFDVVDIIEFDNQNKISKLKIIYDTVTARKLVEQL; the protein is encoded by the coding sequence ATGAATAAAAAAGAAATCGCAAGGCTATATATTACTCACCTTGAAAATGGAAATATTGAACAAGTTATCGCTTTATTCAATCAGAATGGAATGGTTGACTCACCACTATACGGAATAAAAAAAGCAGATGAATTTTATCATGAATTGAATAACGATACTTCAAATTCTGAACTTTATTTAAAAGGAATTTTTGAAGATAATGACTCAAGTGATTTAGCTCTTTATTTCACCTATAAATGGACTTTAAAGAATAATCAAAAAGTGGAATTTGATGTAGTAGACATTATTGAATTTGATAATCAAAACAAGATTAGTAAACTAAAAATTATATATGATACTGTTACTGCTAGGAAACTAGTGGAGCAATTATAA
- a CDS encoding WapI family immunity protein, producing the protein MEEFELKGQDGWIRMWINEVFEFPNKTSHFGGYDCILGIEIKTGNYNVKSQFYSTTGELFDFRNKFKICQAELNGVAEFNSYESNLELTVKYSQGKVNIWGKFQENLAIDNILEFDFNTDQSYLQSTENELNRIVEKYGGMKGVAEK; encoded by the coding sequence ATGGAGGAATTTGAATTAAAAGGACAAGATGGTTGGATAAGAATGTGGATTAATGAAGTGTTTGAATTCCCGAACAAAACAAGTCATTTTGGTGGCTACGACTGCATATTAGGAATTGAAATAAAAACCGGAAATTATAACGTGAAAAGCCAATTCTACTCAACCACTGGGGAACTGTTTGATTTTAGAAATAAATTCAAAATATGCCAAGCTGAACTGAATGGAGTTGCAGAGTTTAACTCTTATGAAAGCAATCTGGAATTGACAGTAAAATACTCGCAAGGCAAGGTCAATATTTGGGGGAAATTCCAAGAAAATTTAGCGATTGATAATATTTTGGAATTCGATTTTAATACAGACCAATCTTATTTGCAGAGTACGGAAAATGAATTGAATAGAATTGTTGAAAAGTACGGAGGAATGAAAGGAGTAGCGGAAAAATAA
- a CDS encoding AbiH family protein — protein sequence MPKILITGNGFDLNFGLPTSYDDFIKILNFISSNEIDFENIYSKTKNYEKLLENFSPHIFDDEKIEVLRTDISKNLWFNFFKNEYEIDTWIDFENKIEYVLKILFHSLDYIKEKVFSKGSIKVNQLSYDTSLFGKNIEIVQVMAKFGIITLRNNSQLGLNKEYLEEKYGLFINVDLGKITRMLYQELVGFKKIFNYFFEIFVFPFYSNLKKKTDTSIYKNIDKHYTFNYTPTFDKIYHNSNITNFLHGKVDSDLNKIVLGISEIPKNNVDNKYFIPFTKYFQKLNNDTDYIFINEYEKSYSENFMFFFMGHSLDKSDAEYINEVFDFVNNLKSNIKKIIVIYHNETSKSNLIINLLDIRGKDDIQYLMKNNILEFHMIDSSELKTELLKNISRTPVINPGVY from the coding sequence ATGCCTAAAATATTAATTACAGGAAATGGTTTCGATTTAAATTTTGGGTTACCAACTTCGTATGATGATTTTATTAAAATATTGAATTTCATTTCCTCCAATGAGATAGATTTTGAAAATATTTATTCAAAAACAAAGAATTACGAAAAACTATTAGAAAATTTTTCCCCACATATTTTTGATGATGAAAAAATAGAAGTGCTGAGAACGGATATTTCTAAAAATCTTTGGTTCAATTTTTTTAAAAATGAATATGAAATTGATACTTGGATTGATTTTGAGAATAAAATTGAATATGTATTAAAAATCTTATTTCATTCATTAGATTATATTAAAGAAAAAGTGTTTTCAAAAGGTTCTATTAAAGTTAATCAACTAAGTTATGATACTAGTCTTTTTGGGAAAAATATCGAAATAGTACAAGTAATGGCTAAATTCGGTATAATAACGTTACGTAATAATTCTCAGCTCGGATTAAACAAAGAATACCTAGAGGAAAAATATGGATTATTTATTAATGTAGATTTAGGTAAAATAACAAGAATGCTTTATCAGGAACTTGTTGGTTTTAAAAAAATTTTCAATTATTTTTTTGAAATCTTTGTCTTTCCTTTTTATAGCAATCTAAAGAAAAAAACTGATACCAGCATTTATAAAAATATAGATAAACATTATACATTCAACTATACTCCAACTTTTGATAAAATTTATCATAATTCAAATATTACTAATTTCTTACACGGTAAGGTAGATTCCGACTTAAATAAAATAGTTTTAGGAATTAGTGAGATTCCTAAGAATAATGTTGACAATAAATATTTTATCCCTTTTACTAAATATTTTCAAAAGCTGAACAACGATACGGATTATATTTTTATTAATGAATATGAGAAAAGCTATTCGGAAAATTTCATGTTTTTCTTTATGGGACATTCCTTAGATAAATCGGATGCTGAATATATTAATGAAGTATTTGATTTTGTAAATAATTTGAAGTCAAATATTAAGAAAATTATAGTCATATATCATAATGAAACCAGCAAATCGAATTTAATAATTAATCTTTTGGATATAAGGGGAAAGGACGATATTCAATATCTCATGAAAAATAATATTCTCGAATTTCATATGATTGATTCGAGTGAACTGAAAACTGAATTGTTAAAAAATATTTCAAGAACACCAGTAATTAACCCAGGAGTGTATTAA